In Bactrocera oleae isolate idBacOlea1 chromosome 3, idBacOlea1, whole genome shotgun sequence, a genomic segment contains:
- the l(2)k05911 gene encoding serine proteinase stubble yields MSKILKTLLLFCSLWHAILCAELNTTVAQVKLLPADIEKALLLANAANTTESASSSEDTEIIEVPEDATYLVAAVTNSSDEQIRRRRQLFYDPSLLLLTNYGAEGGKCITARGYAGICMRFTGCQPYYRAKRQFNFLNLRQWPQVPSIGQDVCSFYDQFGRPNTGICCTGTFMGGAFPGAGVFPPFIYPGGVSPLPTPPVEPTAPTQPALPEEEFEEDKDEEDIIELDHPTEVDPLVGPLHKPTSADKPDTNVVYDPINEDVDEKTETTTAKPATFYNEFAYQWPNQFGNQFSSVHQWPPPLPTHPPSAAVWPPPLPTHPPNHHYPTHASVTTKPSTPANSPSVTTRRTTTRRPTAVTTPRPVPTTTRRPSYPSYPAYPGYPNYPSYPTYRPTAAPTTTTRRPTTPISSGSSNYGLPAQCGIKNPAAPDQERIVGGTNASPNEFPWIAVLFKSGKQFCGGSVITNNHILTAAHCVSRMTSWDVAALTAHLGDYDIRTNYEVQHVVRRIKRLVRHKGFDFSTLHNDIAILTVNEPIKFTYEVQPICLPSSSSQLSRSYSGKVATVAGWGSLRENGPQPSILQKVQIPIWANHDCARKYGRAAPGGIIESMVCAGQASKDSCSGDSGGPLIVNEGGRHTQVGIVSWGIGCGKGEYPGVYTRITSLLPWIYKNIK; encoded by the exons AtgtctaaaattttaaagactCTGCTTTTATTCTGCTCATTATGGCATGCGATATTGTGCGCTGAACTCAATACGACTGTGGCACAAGTGAAATTATTACCCGCAGACATCGAGAAAGCGCTACTTTTGGCTAATGCTGCCAATACAACAGAGTCGGCGTCGTCGTCGGAGGATACGGAAATCATCGAAG TTCCTGAAGATGCCACGTATTTGGTAGCAGCGGTTACCAACTCCTCCGATGAGCAAATACGTCGACGACGTCAGCTTTTTTACGATCCCTCCCTATTGTTGCTCACAAATTATGGCGCTGAAGGTGGCAAATGCATTACTGCACGCGGTTATGCCGGCATTTGTATGCGCTTTACTGGCTGTCAGCCGTATTATCGCGCCAAACGGcagtttaattttcttaatctaCGTCAATGGCCACAAGTGCCGAGTATAGGACAGGATGTCTGCAGTTTTTACGATCAGTTCGGACGGCCAAATACGGGCATCTGCTGTACAGGCACATTTATGGGTGGTGCTTTTCCTGGTGCTGGCGTGTTTCCACCTTTCATTTATCCAGGCGGTGTTAGTCCGCTGCCCACACCACCAGTTGAACCAACAGCGCCCACACAACCAGCGCTACCCGAGGAGGAGTTTGAGGAAGATAAGGATGAAGAAGATATTATTGAGTTGGATCATCCTACAGAAGTCGATCCATTAGTCGGCCCTTTGCATAAGCCGACAAGTGCTGATAAGCCAGACACCAATGTCGTTTACGATCCCATCAATGAAGATGTGGATGAGAAAACCGAAACGACGACAGCAAAACCGGCAACGTTCTACAATGAATTCGCTTACCAATGGCCGAACCAATTTGGTAATCAATTCTCTAGCGTGCACCAATGGCCACCACCGTTGCCGACACATCCACCATCGGCCGCCGTCTGGCCGCCTCCACTTCCAACACATCCACCCAATCATCATTATCCAACACACGCTTCGGTGACCACAAAACCAAGCACGCCAGCAAACTCACCGTCGGTAACCACACGTCGCACCACTACACGACGTCCAACAGCTGTGACTACACCACGTCCGGTGCCGACTACGACACGCCGTCCAAGCTATCCTAGTTACCCAGCATACCCTGGCTACCCAAATTATCCCAGTTACCCGACGTACCGTCCAACTGCTGCtcccacaacaacaacgcgACGTCCGACCACACCGATTTCAAGCGGCTCGTCGAATTACGGCTTGCCTGCACAATGTGGCATTAAGAATCCCGCAGCGCCGGACCAAGAACGTATTGTGGGCGGCACAAATGCCAGTCCGAATGAATTCCCATGGATTGCGGTATTATTCAAATCGGGCAAACAGTTTTGTGGTGGCAGTGTAATAACGAATAATCATATTTTGACAGCGGCGCATTGTGTCTCCAG AATGACCTCGTGGGATGTGGCGGCACTGACGGCACATCTCGGCGACTACGATATACGCACCAATTACGAGGTACAACATGTTGTACGCCGTATCAAACGTTTGGTGCGCCACAAAGGCTTCGATTTTAGCACACTG CATAACGACATCGCCATATTGACTGTAAATGAACCCATAAAATTCACTTATGAGGTCCAACCCATTTGCCTGCCCAGCTCAAGCAGTCAGTTGAGCCGTAGCTACAGCGGTAAGGTAGCTACAGTTGCAGGCTGGGGCAGCTTGCGTGAGAATGGTCCACAGCCGTCAATTCTGCAGAAAGTACAGATACCCATTTGGGCGAATCATGATTGCGCGCGGAAATATGGACGTGCGGCGCCGGGTGGCATCATCGAATCGATGGTGTGTGCCGGCCAGGCGTCCAAGGATTCGTGTAGT GGTGACTCTGGCGGTCCTTTGATCGTCAATGAGGGCGGACGCCACACACAGGTCGGCATCGTGTCGTGGGGCATTGGCTGTGGCAAAGGCGAATATCCGGGCGTGTATACGAGAATCACCTCATTATTGCCAtggatttacaaaaatattaaatag